One window of the Macrobrachium nipponense isolate FS-2020 chromosome 22, ASM1510439v2, whole genome shotgun sequence genome contains the following:
- the LOC135198802 gene encoding H/ACA ribonucleoprotein complex subunit 1-like, whose translation MKTIALVLVLVAAASAQLGGGNFGGGAGGNVAGGAGGAGGLTGGLGGLFGPPRNYGPKVYGPGANNRFALPPNPILMERALAIVNQVPGALIFLDTNGEIKFTDRFGREADIVHPSGIDLSELIEN comes from the exons ATGAAGACCATT GCTCTCGTACTCGTTCTTGTGGCAGCAGCCTCGGCTCAACTGGGAGGCGGTAACTTTGGAGGCGGCGCTGGCGGAAACGTAGCCGGTGGTGCCGGTGGTGCCGGTGGTCTTACTGGCGGCCTTGGAGGACTCTTCGGTCCCCCAAGGAACTACGGCCCAAAGGTCTACGGCCCAGGTGCCAACAACCGCTTCGCCCTCCCTCCTAACCCCATCTTGATGGAACGCGCCCTGGCCATCGTCAACCAAGTGCCAGGAGCTCTTATC TTCCTCGACACCAACGGCGAGATCAAATTCACCGATCGCTTCGGCAGGGAAGCCGACATCGTGCACCCAAGCGGTATCGATCTTTCAGAACTCATCGAGAACTAA